One region of Termitidicoccus mucosus genomic DNA includes:
- a CDS encoding beta-L-arabinofuranosidase domain-containing protein, whose amino-acid sequence MRHEYLLLSLILVVSPCLGHACRGGEGDYPNNRAPLVRKPFVELPLGSVKARGWLLEMLRRQQAGATGRMDVLYPQVMGPRNGWLGGDGDQWERGPYWIDGLLPLAYILDDEALKAKTRPWVEWALASQQDDGFFGPARDYGPESGLQRKNAADWWPRMVVLKILQQHHSATGDPRVVAFMTKYFRYQLKTLPERPLGKWTFWAEYRVCDNLQAVYWLYNITGDGFLLELADLLHRQGYDFTGAFLAGDILSRVGSIHGVNLAQGIKEPVIYYQQHPEKKYIDAVKKAFADLRRFNGQAQGMYGGDEALHGANPTQGSELCSAVELMYSLETMLGITGDMAFADHLERIAFNALPAQVTDDFMHKQYFQQANQVMATRHVRNFNVNNDATDIVFGLLTGYPCCASNMHQGWPKLTQNLWHATPDNGLAALVYSPSEVSARVGGGCRIKIIEDTYYPMDDKIRFSVWIEDGTRDEITFPLHLRIPGWCKKAGLTVNGRPESSARAGEIAVIRRAWKNGDVVELSLPMEVSVSTWYENSVAVERGPLVYALRMREQWTERPFPPGESPRFGDMYYEVTSPDKWNYGIINFDRKKTAMHFEVAVDPSRQKAGYFWNLENAPVQIKARAREIPHWSLYNEMSGPIPHSGGNPGSAGKLPEEEIILVPYGCTTLRISQFPVVR is encoded by the coding sequence ATGAGACATGAATATTTGCTGTTGTCATTGATTCTGGTGGTGAGCCCTTGCCTGGGCCATGCCTGCCGCGGCGGGGAAGGCGATTATCCCAACAACCGCGCCCCCTTGGTAAGGAAGCCTTTTGTCGAACTGCCGTTGGGCAGCGTCAAGGCCCGGGGCTGGCTGCTGGAGATGCTCAGGCGGCAGCAGGCGGGCGCCACCGGCCGGATGGACGTTCTTTATCCGCAAGTGATGGGCCCGCGCAACGGCTGGCTCGGGGGCGACGGCGACCAGTGGGAGCGCGGCCCCTATTGGATAGACGGGCTGCTGCCGCTGGCTTATATATTGGACGACGAAGCGCTGAAGGCAAAAACGCGGCCATGGGTGGAGTGGGCGCTGGCCAGCCAGCAGGATGACGGCTTTTTCGGGCCGGCCAGGGACTACGGGCCGGAATCCGGCCTGCAAAGGAAAAACGCCGCGGACTGGTGGCCGCGCATGGTGGTCCTGAAGATCCTGCAACAACATCATTCGGCGACCGGCGATCCGCGTGTCGTCGCGTTCATGACAAAATATTTCCGGTATCAATTAAAAACCCTGCCGGAAAGGCCGCTGGGAAAATGGACCTTCTGGGCCGAGTATCGGGTGTGCGACAATCTTCAGGCGGTGTATTGGTTGTATAATATCACGGGGGACGGTTTCCTGCTGGAGCTGGCCGATCTTTTGCACCGGCAGGGATATGATTTCACGGGCGCGTTTCTCGCGGGCGACATTCTTTCCCGGGTCGGGAGCATCCACGGCGTCAACCTCGCCCAGGGCATCAAGGAGCCCGTGATCTATTATCAACAGCACCCCGAGAAAAAATATATCGACGCGGTGAAAAAGGCGTTTGCCGACCTCCGCCGGTTCAACGGGCAGGCGCAGGGCATGTATGGCGGCGACGAGGCTCTCCACGGCGCCAATCCCACGCAGGGCTCGGAACTCTGTTCGGCCGTGGAGCTGATGTATTCGCTGGAGACCATGCTGGGCATCACCGGCGACATGGCCTTTGCCGATCATCTGGAGCGGATCGCCTTCAACGCGCTGCCCGCGCAGGTCACGGACGACTTCATGCACAAGCAGTATTTCCAGCAGGCCAACCAGGTGATGGCGACGCGGCATGTGCGAAACTTCAATGTCAACAACGACGCGACCGATATTGTTTTCGGCCTGCTCACCGGATATCCCTGCTGCGCCTCGAACATGCACCAAGGCTGGCCGAAACTTACGCAGAATCTCTGGCACGCCACGCCGGACAACGGACTGGCCGCGCTGGTTTATTCACCGTCGGAGGTGTCCGCTAGGGTGGGCGGCGGCTGTCGCATAAAAATCATCGAGGATACTTATTATCCGATGGACGACAAGATCCGGTTTTCCGTGTGGATCGAGGATGGGACGCGCGATGAAATAACATTCCCCCTGCACCTGCGCATTCCCGGTTGGTGCAAAAAGGCGGGCCTCACGGTCAACGGCAGGCCGGAGAGCTCGGCCCGGGCCGGGGAAATCGCCGTGATCCGCCGGGCGTGGAAAAACGGCGATGTCGTGGAGCTGAGCCTGCCCATGGAGGTGTCCGTCAGCACATGGTATGAAAACTCCGTCGCGGTGGAACGGGGACCGCTGGTGTATGCATTGCGGATGCGGGAGCAATGGACGGAAAGACCGTTCCCGCCCGGCGAGTCGCCGCGCTTTGGCGACATGTATTATGAGGTGACCTCGCCCGACAAATGGAACTACGGCATCATCAATTTCGACAGGAAAAAGACGGCGATGCATTTCGAGGTCGCGGTTGATCCCTCCAGGCAAAAGGCCGGTTATTTCTGGAATCTTGAAAACGCGCCGGTGCAAATCAAGGCCAGGGCGCGCGAGATTCCCCACTGGTCGCTCTATAATGAAATGTCCGGCCCGATTCCCCATTCCGGCGGAAATCCCGGCTCCGCCGGGAAACTACCCGAAGAAGAAATCATCCTGGTCCCGTATGGCTGCACCACGCTGAGGATCTCGCAATTCCCCGTGGTCAGGTGA
- a CDS encoding TonB-dependent siderophore receptor — translation MKAKLSGLFACLAAFILPAAMPLLPGQAAGNNVTPAAAPKESDEIIQLGVFDVREDRDVGYISTNAESATRMDVAIADIPQNIVVFNQEFMQDIMAESVADVVLYDPTVTAFNEGDSFSMRGMGGAAAPGAGANYLNGFEQAGGFGSQTLVNTQRVEVLKGPNAVLYGQGAFGGTISRTSKKPQGKYATWMRSSLTDSGYFRYQLDTQAPILKKKLAFRFNGMWGDGDGWRGYPRRQWVLSPALLWNITKRDTLIAEYTRTYERDVGSNLEFALHDNNPLEITLDDVRYPVDVRRWMCELDDRRIYNNNIVYAEYRHEFTKKIYFRALYNSENKKTDNFETLADAQYFAIVDGQPYVSRYYRQWYQKYDNYRARAELAMNDVKTGFLNHKVIIGWGWEDLVTDSLRLQTLYNRPTYNGATQTWAWTDPNFRETTALRIGAANILSHVPGHVPYTSGGLQPFVVTGSNADGYDIIAQQDPSIGSNLPRVNINERISTQSTSYYFSDLMSLLKNRMFIQFGLRYVDIKRIENRRGLVYNRFSTSENDRRVTDRRYDVFYEHPLTHSLGWVYHLTENKAWTLYFNNNASFQPNYRTEYPEGPRLKSMTGTQYEGGVKYVYRNRVHVTLSYFDILQENVPQNGLIFYIDENGVPQERWGTTTIAGLHSKGFELTFNANPTRNWQVLGGYAYTHCINMEPPLDSNTRKPLEKRHYRTPLHAVSILNTYKFNSGPVKGLEFTFGVQWRDTMLSQYIPYTTEIRAEPPYKVPSFLNVNLGAAYRFKVGKVRMTARINVTNATDEFNALASYNVRVQWAAPRSTTIALDTSF, via the coding sequence ATGAAAGCCAAACTCTCCGGCCTGTTTGCCTGCCTCGCCGCGTTCATCCTGCCCGCCGCCATGCCCTTGCTTCCCGGCCAGGCTGCGGGCAATAATGTGACGCCGGCCGCGGCCCCCAAGGAAAGCGACGAGATCATCCAATTGGGCGTCTTTGACGTAAGGGAGGATCGCGATGTCGGCTACATCTCGACCAACGCCGAGAGCGCCACCCGCATGGATGTCGCCATTGCCGACATCCCGCAGAACATCGTCGTTTTCAACCAGGAATTCATGCAGGACATCATGGCCGAAAGCGTGGCCGACGTTGTCCTGTACGACCCCACCGTCACCGCCTTCAACGAGGGCGATTCCTTTTCCATGCGCGGCATGGGCGGTGCCGCCGCGCCCGGTGCCGGCGCGAATTATTTGAATGGCTTTGAGCAGGCGGGCGGTTTCGGTTCGCAAACGCTCGTCAACACCCAGCGCGTCGAGGTGCTCAAGGGACCCAACGCCGTGCTCTACGGCCAGGGGGCCTTCGGCGGCACCATCAGCCGCACTTCGAAAAAACCCCAGGGCAAGTATGCCACCTGGATGAGGTCGAGCCTGACCGACAGCGGATATTTCAGATATCAACTGGACACCCAGGCCCCCATTCTCAAAAAGAAACTGGCTTTCCGCTTCAACGGCATGTGGGGCGACGGCGATGGCTGGCGCGGTTATCCCAGGCGGCAATGGGTGCTCTCGCCCGCCTTGCTGTGGAACATCACCAAACGCGACACCCTGATCGCCGAATACACCCGCACCTACGAGCGCGACGTGGGCAGCAACCTCGAGTTCGCCCTGCACGACAACAACCCGCTCGAAATCACCCTCGACGACGTCCGCTACCCGGTGGACGTGCGCCGTTGGATGTGCGAGCTGGACGACCGGCGCATCTACAACAACAACATCGTTTACGCCGAGTACCGCCACGAGTTCACGAAAAAGATCTATTTCCGCGCCCTGTATAATTCGGAAAACAAAAAGACCGACAACTTCGAGACCCTGGCCGACGCCCAGTATTTCGCGATCGTGGACGGGCAGCCTTACGTTTCCCGCTATTACCGCCAGTGGTATCAGAAATACGACAACTACCGGGCGCGCGCCGAGCTTGCCATGAACGATGTCAAGACCGGCTTCCTGAACCACAAGGTGATCATCGGCTGGGGCTGGGAAGACTTGGTCACCGACTCCCTCCGTTTGCAGACTTTGTATAACCGACCCACTTACAATGGCGCCACCCAGACGTGGGCCTGGACTGATCCCAATTTCAGGGAGACCACCGCCCTTCGCATCGGCGCGGCCAACATCCTCAGCCATGTCCCCGGCCATGTGCCTTACACCTCGGGCGGGCTTCAGCCGTTTGTGGTGACGGGATCGAATGCGGACGGCTACGATATCATCGCCCAGCAGGATCCGTCCATCGGCAGCAACCTGCCCAGGGTCAATATCAATGAGCGCATCTCGACCCAGAGCACGTCGTATTATTTCAGCGACCTCATGTCGCTCCTCAAAAACCGCATGTTCATCCAGTTCGGCCTGCGTTATGTTGACATAAAGCGCATTGAGAACCGGCGCGGCCTTGTATACAACCGTTTTTCCACCAGCGAGAACGACCGGAGGGTAACGGACAGGCGTTACGACGTTTTCTATGAGCATCCGCTCACCCACAGCCTCGGCTGGGTTTACCATCTCACCGAGAACAAGGCATGGACTTTGTATTTCAATAACAACGCCTCCTTCCAGCCAAACTACCGCACCGAATACCCCGAGGGACCGAGGCTCAAATCCATGACCGGCACCCAGTATGAAGGCGGTGTCAAATATGTTTACAGGAACCGGGTTCACGTCACGCTGAGCTACTTCGACATCCTCCAGGAGAACGTGCCGCAAAACGGGCTGATTTTCTACATTGATGAAAACGGCGTGCCCCAGGAAAGATGGGGAACCACCACCATCGCCGGCCTGCACAGCAAGGGCTTCGAACTGACTTTCAACGCCAATCCCACGCGCAATTGGCAGGTCTTGGGCGGTTATGCCTACACGCATTGCATAAACATGGAGCCCCCGCTCGACAGCAACACCAGAAAGCCGCTCGAAAAACGCCATTATCGCACACCCCTGCACGCCGTTTCCATCCTGAACACCTACAAGTTCAATTCCGGCCCGGTGAAGGGATTGGAATTCACCTTTGGGGTTCAGTGGCGCGACACCATGCTGTCCCAATATATTCCCTACACCACTGAAATCCGCGCGGAGCCGCCCTACAAGGTTCCGAGCTTCCTGAACGTCAACCTCGGCGCCGCCTATCGTTTCAAAGTCGGCAAGGTGCGCATGACCGCCCGCATCAACGTCACCAACGCCACGGATGAGTTCAACGCCCTGGCCTCCTACAATGTCCGCGTCCAGTGGGCGGCGCCGCGTTCCACCACCATCGCTCTTGACACGAGCTTCTAA
- a CDS encoding autotransporter outer membrane beta-barrel domain-containing protein, which produces MSFGALNYVANPGKDIAAMFDAMTAAGNAIYSRVSEGFLFATDRPAGSFWLKGIGSYASYDGNTGPSDYVHGTIDSNAGKTGYANDTYGIVAGFDRKVSEQFLAGAYVGCLSNRIRTDDRLSENEGTLPFGGAYGALRFGTVYLAADLMFGSMDADTSRFEQTGYATGAYKTSIYGASIEAGTILGAWDKGAIKPAVALHYTSLRYRNQDETGPGSVLIDGFDIEYLESLVSLQVTQEITLPWKKPGVIDGRIGWRGSLKDSPIKTTGRFLGGAPDENFAIAVDQYNRNGLLIGLGLRFGLTEKSDFSLGYDFELGSEFNRHTLEAAVRFIW; this is translated from the coding sequence GTGAGCTTCGGCGCGCTGAATTATGTCGCCAATCCCGGCAAGGACATCGCCGCCATGTTCGACGCCATGACCGCCGCCGGCAACGCCATCTACTCCCGCGTCAGCGAGGGCTTTCTCTTCGCCACGGATCGTCCCGCAGGCAGTTTCTGGCTCAAGGGCATCGGCTCCTACGCCAGCTATGACGGCAACACCGGCCCCTCCGACTACGTCCACGGCACCATCGACAGCAACGCCGGCAAGACCGGATATGCCAACGACACCTATGGTATTGTCGCGGGATTCGACCGGAAAGTCTCCGAACAATTCCTCGCCGGGGCCTATGTCGGCTGCCTGAGCAACAGAATCCGCACCGATGACCGCCTCTCTGAAAACGAAGGCACCCTTCCTTTCGGCGGCGCCTACGGCGCCCTTCGTTTTGGGACCGTTTATCTCGCCGCCGATCTTATGTTCGGCTCCATGGACGCCGACACCTCCCGCTTCGAGCAAACCGGCTACGCCACCGGCGCCTACAAGACGTCCATCTACGGCGCCAGCATCGAGGCGGGCACCATCCTCGGCGCCTGGGACAAGGGCGCCATCAAACCCGCCGTCGCCCTCCATTACACCAGCTTGCGCTACCGCAATCAGGACGAGACCGGTCCCGGCTCGGTCCTTATTGACGGCTTCGACATCGAATACTTGGAATCCCTCGTCAGCCTGCAAGTCACGCAGGAGATCACCCTGCCGTGGAAGAAGCCCGGCGTGATCGACGGGCGCATCGGCTGGCGCGGGTCCCTCAAGGACTCGCCCATCAAAACCACCGGCCGATTCCTCGGCGGAGCGCCGGACGAAAACTTTGCCATCGCGGTGGACCAATACAACCGCAACGGCCTCCTCATCGGACTCGGATTGCGCTTCGGCCTCACCGAAAAATCCGACTTCTCCCTCGGCTACGACTTCGAGCTCGGGAGCGAGTTCAACCGGCACACACTCGAAGCCGCCGTGCGCTTTATTTGGTGA
- a CDS encoding autotransporter-associated beta strand repeat-containing protein produces MIKTGAGRLSLTGSSAYTGGTELAAGELGIGHSHALGTGALTVTAADVKLAIEGNNLTVVNAIAIGGNGLAIDSGTSSNSVLAGVISGAGAVVAGGNGEVGLAGANTFSGGLAINSGRVFATGSNGARAIGTAAVTIAPSAVLEFRGVTAGAVNNTLGGDTVEFTNSTLALGGANTLQRFIVGSGARITASSTGALGGVSAAVTIGSGGELGISPLGTVAGTLEVKNGGKLIFNPMWRVNTSPMLTVDSAIIENGASISKSIPMPAR; encoded by the coding sequence TTGATCAAGACCGGCGCGGGCCGTCTTTCGCTCACCGGTTCCAGCGCCTACACCGGCGGCACCGAATTGGCGGCGGGAGAGCTTGGCATCGGTCACAGCCACGCTTTGGGCACGGGCGCGCTCACCGTCACCGCGGCAGACGTGAAGCTCGCGATTGAAGGCAACAACCTCACCGTGGTCAACGCGATCGCCATCGGTGGAAACGGCCTTGCCATTGATTCCGGCACGAGCAGCAACAGCGTCCTCGCCGGCGTCATCAGCGGCGCGGGCGCGGTTGTGGCGGGCGGTAACGGCGAGGTCGGCCTCGCTGGCGCGAACACCTTCAGCGGGGGACTCGCGATCAACAGCGGGCGTGTCTTTGCCACCGGCTCCAACGGCGCGAGGGCGATCGGCACGGCGGCGGTCACGATTGCCCCGTCGGCCGTGCTTGAGTTCCGCGGCGTCACGGCCGGCGCCGTGAACAACACGCTCGGCGGCGATACGGTTGAGTTTACCAACAGCACGCTCGCGCTCGGCGGCGCGAATACCCTCCAGCGTTTCATCGTCGGCAGCGGCGCCAGGATCACCGCTTCCTCCACCGGCGCGCTCGGCGGCGTTTCCGCCGCCGTCACCATCGGCTCCGGCGGCGAGCTCGGCATCAGCCCGTTGGGCACCGTCGCCGGCACCCTCGAGGTCAAAAATGGCGGCAAGCTCATCTTTAATCCCATGTGGCGCGTCAACACCTCCCCCATGCTGACCGTTGACTCCGCCATCATCGAGAACGGCGCCTCCATTTCAAAATCGATCCCGATGCCGGCACGGTGA
- a CDS encoding autotransporter domain-containing protein encodes MKFLFLPAPARLAAQLLSAALASTALLPPARADVITEDTRVLIGEGAAPLVNIGDNLYEIADGVTITHTRFGPYASAPGFMSIVGNSLTYRPLNQTGLTVFENIQSQGIGGVFTMGAGSTLSITNGIFRNNRGGKTPIPDPDDNGDGVSGVIHAQQATASVYLKDVIFENNGGFGNTGLSRVSGTFIMEGGGIYNTFAAGDHTGAISSYAATSYVSLTDVVVDSNRARSYAGAIAVAANGATAIFNNVTFTNNWAGFRGGAVYSNQSSGTVLFKMTESGGTNSYFYTGNFAGNLNSVNQPDPAITMNDPQVVDNTPAFTALARGGGFLFVNGASLTEFDIAAGVSLTIGAADAASRAYDTLVANNAGSRILKSGEGDLILNADNSYWRGSTTVAAGRLLLGNDEAQYGGITTVESGAVFGGAGTLATWIYSTSNTTAPDAGPTVVNATAGSTLQVGLSDRQTSGLTITGTLSLTDATISYAAFGGTHAAKLNVTGTLVTSGTNTINLQSFKSGVYRLGNNYGALTANGENTLRYAINGLVVSGSGRQAIVRDGGYTDDLVVNLVTDTARAMKWTGSAGATWNDAEHNWEALNNASITQYSAADTVQFAGAGGTVTLEGSLPVSNMEVAGSGILTFNGTGGIIASAWQDWVEAENAVQTGGLGKLVKTGSGTLVFNNDGINDFKDGVELRGGEIEIQRGGQLRTSGGVLALGMATTLRVRGTGAIDSSAVQEMDNEIAIEGAAAISTVNGHVRLNGNITGGRLVKTGNSTLILAGANTHEATDLADGGLALYHDQSLGRGALNVLADNRSVAIAGDVTVNNNINFGDFNLYVYNSQSGAGAPAPAGILAGSLNGNSLTVSVPNNDSNPNRGPVTLAGANTLNSVRVQQYATLVAAHAGALGGAGSDVTVADGGALHLTVPDITARNVLVQDGGALGFSRPRVAGVLTMLATSGTVTIEEGARLAILSRLTSGYTTLIHAEGGLVLDPYTLVVDAGPNNAVFRVYADEDNNLICMNMNRAGNPGKDIAVSLDAMSAVVSTVHSRVTENFLMPLAEFEPGGDSPGSSFWIKGIGSVGQYDDNATRIGYKDTTYGAAIGFDKIYLEKYLLGLHAGYSYSDLETDNHATTDAIMPHIGAYGSARFGKFYILADVSGGAFRADTTRAEDAVTGRYRAIIFGASAEAGMVLRTWENGGVRPFAGLHYMRYAYKDHAEKGPGAIFIDDFKADRLESLVGAQLTHSFETVWKQPAMLTLHAGWRAALNDEQTELNVVFADMYVYEDYFKVLSDVYSRDRIVVGAGLRVGVTKSSVFSFDYECESAKDHVRHNLNAIIRWSW; translated from the coding sequence ATGAAATTCCTCTTCCTTCCCGCGCCAGCCCGGCTGGCCGCCCAACTCCTCTCCGCCGCCCTTGCCAGCACCGCCTTGCTCCCGCCCGCAAGGGCCGATGTGATCACCGAGGACACCAGGGTGCTGATCGGCGAGGGGGCCGCCCCGTTGGTGAATATTGGTGACAACCTGTATGAAATCGCCGACGGCGTCACCATCACCCACACCCGATTCGGTCCCTATGCGTCCGCCCCCGGATTCATGTCGATAGTTGGAAATTCGCTGACTTACAGGCCATTGAACCAAACCGGGCTGACGGTTTTTGAAAACATCCAGTCGCAGGGCATCGGCGGCGTTTTCACCATGGGCGCGGGCTCAACCCTGAGCATCACCAACGGCATCTTCAGAAACAACCGCGGCGGGAAAACCCCCATTCCCGATCCGGATGATAATGGCGATGGCGTGAGCGGTGTCATTCATGCGCAACAAGCCACGGCTTCCGTCTATCTGAAGGATGTGATTTTCGAAAACAACGGCGGCTTCGGCAACACCGGCCTCTCGCGCGTCTCCGGCACGTTCATCATGGAGGGCGGCGGCATTTATAACACGTTTGCCGCCGGCGACCACACCGGCGCCATCAGTTCGTATGCCGCGACCTCCTACGTATCGCTGACTGATGTGGTGGTGGATTCCAACCGCGCCAGGAGTTACGCGGGGGCGATTGCCGTGGCCGCCAACGGGGCGACGGCCATTTTTAATAATGTGACCTTCACCAATAACTGGGCGGGATTTCGCGGGGGGGCCGTGTATAGCAATCAATCGTCCGGGACAGTGCTTTTCAAAATGACGGAGAGCGGCGGCACCAACAGTTATTTCTATACGGGCAATTTTGCGGGCAACCTCAACAGCGTGAACCAACCGGATCCGGCGATCACGATGAACGACCCCCAGGTGGTCGACAACACGCCGGCATTCACCGCGTTGGCCAGGGGCGGCGGGTTCCTTTTCGTCAACGGGGCCAGCCTGACCGAGTTTGACATTGCCGCTGGCGTTAGCCTGACCATCGGCGCCGCCGACGCTGCCAGCCGGGCTTACGATACCCTTGTCGCCAACAATGCCGGGTCCCGAATCCTGAAGTCAGGCGAAGGCGACCTCATTCTCAACGCCGACAACTCTTACTGGCGGGGCTCCACCACCGTGGCCGCCGGTCGCCTGCTGCTGGGCAATGACGAGGCCCAGTATGGCGGCATTACCACAGTGGAGTCCGGCGCGGTTTTCGGCGGCGCGGGCACGCTGGCCACATGGATATATTCGACCAGCAACACCACCGCTCCCGACGCCGGCCCGACCGTCGTGAACGCCACCGCCGGCTCCACCCTCCAGGTCGGCTTGAGTGACCGCCAGACAAGCGGCCTGACCATCACCGGCACCCTTTCCCTGACCGACGCGACCATTTCGTATGCCGCCTTCGGCGGCACGCACGCCGCCAAGCTCAACGTCACGGGCACGCTTGTCACCTCCGGCACCAACACCATCAACCTGCAATCCTTCAAGTCGGGCGTGTATCGCCTCGGCAACAATTACGGCGCCCTCACCGCCAACGGGGAAAACACCTTGCGCTACGCCATCAACGGCCTGGTCGTTTCCGGCAGCGGACGCCAGGCCATCGTGCGCGACGGCGGCTACACCGATGACCTCGTGGTGAATCTTGTCACCGACACCGCGCGCGCCATGAAATGGACGGGCTCCGCCGGCGCGACATGGAATGACGCGGAGCACAACTGGGAGGCGCTGAACAACGCCTCCATCACGCAATATTCCGCGGCCGACACGGTGCAGTTCGCCGGTGCCGGCGGCACCGTCACGCTGGAGGGCAGCCTGCCCGTGTCCAACATGGAGGTGGCGGGCTCCGGCATTCTCACGTTCAACGGCACTGGCGGCATCATCGCCTCCGCCTGGCAGGATTGGGTGGAAGCCGAGAATGCCGTCCAGACCGGCGGCTTGGGCAAACTCGTCAAAACCGGCTCCGGCACTTTGGTGTTCAACAACGACGGGATAAATGATTTCAAGGACGGCGTCGAATTGCGCGGCGGGGAGATCGAAATCCAGCGCGGCGGCCAATTGAGAACCTCCGGCGGGGTTCTCGCGTTGGGTATGGCCACGACTCTGCGCGTCAGGGGCACTGGCGCCATCGACAGTTCCGCGGTCCAGGAGATGGATAATGAAATCGCAATCGAGGGCGCGGCGGCGATCTCGACGGTCAACGGACACGTTCGCCTCAACGGGAATATCACCGGCGGCAGGCTGGTGAAAACCGGGAACAGCACATTGATTCTGGCCGGGGCCAATACCCACGAAGCCACCGATCTCGCGGATGGCGGCCTGGCATTGTATCACGACCAGTCGCTGGGGCGCGGGGCGCTCAATGTTCTGGCCGACAACAGGTCGGTGGCAATCGCCGGGGACGTGACCGTCAACAATAATATTAACTTCGGGGACTTTAACCTGTATGTATATAATTCTCAATCCGGGGCGGGCGCTCCGGCGCCGGCCGGCATCCTTGCGGGCTCGCTCAATGGCAATTCCCTGACCGTCTCCGTCCCCAATAATGATTCCAACCCCAACCGGGGACCCGTCACGCTGGCCGGTGCCAACACGTTGAATTCCGTCCGCGTCCAGCAATACGCCACCCTCGTTGCCGCCCATGCCGGGGCGCTTGGCGGCGCCGGTTCGGATGTCACCGTGGCGGATGGCGGAGCCCTCCATCTGACCGTGCCGGACATCACCGCCAGAAACGTGCTCGTGCAGGATGGAGGAGCCCTTGGCTTCAGCCGTCCGCGGGTTGCCGGCGTCCTTACCATGCTTGCCACTTCCGGCACAGTCACCATCGAGGAGGGAGCCCGGCTGGCTATTCTTTCCCGGCTCACCTCCGGCTACACCACGCTCATTCATGCCGAGGGAGGTCTCGTCCTCGATCCCTATACGCTCGTGGTCGATGCCGGCCCCAACAATGCCGTCTTCCGCGTGTATGCCGATGAAGACAACAACCTCATCTGCATGAACATGAACCGCGCCGGCAATCCCGGCAAGGACATCGCCGTAAGCCTCGACGCCATGAGCGCCGTTGTCTCCACCGTCCATTCGCGCGTCACCGAAAACTTTCTCATGCCCTTGGCCGAGTTTGAGCCCGGCGGCGACAGCCCCGGAAGCAGCTTCTGGATCAAGGGAATCGGCAGCGTCGGCCAATATGACGACAATGCCACGCGCATCGGTTACAAGGACACCACCTACGGCGCCGCCATCGGCTTCGACAAAATCTACCTCGAAAAATACCTGCTCGGTCTCCACGCCGGCTACTCCTACAGCGACCTCGAGACCGACAACCATGCCACCACCGACGCCATCATGCCCCACATCGGGGCCTATGGCTCGGCCCGTTTCGGAAAATTCTACATATTGGCGGATGTGTCCGGCGGTGCATTCAGGGCGGACACCACCCGCGCCGAGGATGCCGTGACCGGACGCTACCGGGCCATCATCTTCGGCGCGAGCGCCGAGGCCGGCATGGTGCTGCGCACATGGGAGAACGGCGGCGTCAGGCCCTTCGCCGGGCTCCACTATATGCGCTACGCCTATAAGGATCATGCCGAGAAGGGTCCCGGCGCGATTTTTATAGATGATTTCAAGGCAGACCGCCTCGAAAGCCTCGTCGGCGCGCAGTTGACGCATTCTTTCGAGACCGTCTGGAAACAGCCCGCCATGCTCACCCTCCATGCCGGCTGGCGTGCCGCCCTCAACGACGAGCAAACCGAACTGAACGTCGTCTTCGCCGACATGTATGTTTACGAAGACTATTTCAAGGTGCTCAGCGATGTCTATTCGCGTGATCGCATCGTCGTCGGCGCGGGCCTGCGCGTCGGCGTGACCAAGTCGTCGGTCTTCTCGTTCGATTACGAATGCGAGTCCGCCAAGGACCATGTCCGCCACAACCTCAACGCCATCATCCGCTGGAGCTGGTAA